The proteins below are encoded in one region of Gallus gallus isolate bGalGal1 chromosome 12, bGalGal1.mat.broiler.GRCg7b, whole genome shotgun sequence:
- the LOC107054458 gene encoding PHD finger protein 7 has protein sequence MGCGAELRLRGSGGAQCDLVRLARGGESPALMGQTLRKWLPSTRTVCVETQEAAGSREPACVLCGRVDEDSSILGHKKELGGFYFHEFCAMFANDLCEHVEAGRMAQFSRKDLIRTVRQAEQTLCFVCGKTGATITCAALGCDRSFHLPCASEGQCVTLYIGKFRSLCWEHRPQQAVEAAPAQDTTCIICMEPVGDSRSYSTMVCPSCQHAWFHRACIQEQAMRAGIYCFQCPLCRDRDWFLRDMVTMGIRIPFRKPTWEDNNAYASLRIRHDRCDASSCLYPRGRERAEREGPWQLLLCSSCAAQGTHRRCSFLSQGTASWECNACAGEGTASGSGVDRAGPSTASQQGLPPLIGPITLESSSTSSTTSTTSTSSTSSTTSTTSTTSQAPSGPAHVPKVPESGVPPNQHRTKWRRICTRLHRIDDEWNEPQECCGSSRAAALLSVESSTPNSASQGTSRPSRHSRAAGSSHRRRRGQQDRTRSRSPLQRQAAGSPSQPQRHRGSRQAPALSDESGTHRHTGQGTPRSSRVSAAAAGSRSRQPGRARTRSRSPRQHRDADTRSQPHRRRRSRSRRRRPAQGRRPLPGTTSGPEYPPPAPLML, from the exons ATGGGgtgtggagcagagctcaggctgcGGGGCTCAGGCGGAGCTCAGTGCGACTTGGtgag GTTGGCACGTGGAGGAGAAAGCCCAGCACTGATGGGACAGACACTCCGCAAGTGGTTGCCGTCAACGCGCACGGTGTGCGTGGAGACACAGGAGGCCGCCGGCTCGAGGGAGCCTG CATGCGTGCTCTGTGGCCGAGTGGATGAGGACTCGAGCATCCTTGGGCACAAAAAAGAGCTCGGTGGATTCTATTTCCATGAGTTTTGTGCG ATGTTTGCCAATGATCTCTGTGAACATGTGGAAGCTGGCAGAATGGCACAATTTTCCAGAAAAGACCTGATACGCACAgtgaggcaggcagagcagacg ctctgcttcgtCTGTGGCAAGACAGGGGCCACCATCACCTGCGCAGCGTTGGGCTGCGACCGCAGCTTCCATCTCCCCTGCGCCTCGGAGGGCCAATGTGTCACCCTGTACATTGGAAAGTTCCG GTCCTTGTGCTGGGAGCACCGCCCGCAGCAGGCAGTGGAGGCAGCGCCGGCGCAGGACACGACCTGCATCATCTGCATGGAGCCCGTGGGGGACAGCAGGTCGTACAGCACCATGGTGTGCCCATCCTGCCAACACGCCTGGTTCCACCGGGcctgcatccag gaacagGCCATGCGTGCCGGCATCTATTGCTTCCAGTGCCCCCTCTGCAGAGACAGGGACTGGTTTCTTCGAGACATGGTCACTATGGGGATCCGAATCCCATTCAG AAAACCAACATGGGAGGACAACAATGCCTATGCATCCCTGCGAATTCGACACGATCGCTGTGATGCCAGCAGCTGCCTTTACCCACGCGGCAGGGAGCgggcagagagagaggg gccctggcagctgctcctctgcagctcctgtgctgcacaaGGCACCCATCGGCGCTGCTCCTTCTTGAGTCAGGGCACAGCCAGCTGGGAGTGCAACGCCTGTGCTGGAGAGGGCACCG CCTCCGGCAGCGGTGTGGACAGAGCTGGCCCCAGCACCGCCAGCCAGCAGGGACTGCCGCCTCTCATAGGCCCCATAACattggagagcagcagcacctccagcaccaccagcaccaccagcacctccagcacctccagcaccaccagcaccaccagcaccaccagccaGGCACCGTCGGGGCCAGCTCACGTTCCCAAGGTGCCTGAGAGCGGTGTCCCGCCTAACCAGCACAGGACAAAATGGCGGAGAATCTGCACACGTTTACATCGCATTGACGATGAATGGAACGAGCCCCAAGAATGCTGCGGGAGCagccgtgctgcagccctgctgagcgtTGAGAGCAGCACCCCGAACTCTGCCAGCCAGGGTACATCACGTCCCTCAAGGCACTCCCGTGCAGCTGGCTCCAGCCACCGGCGCAGACGGGGACAGCAGGATCGCACAAGAAGCCGCTCTCCGCTGCAGCGCCAGGCCGCAGGTTCCCCGAGCCAGCCCCAAAGGCACCgtgggagcaggcaggcacCAGCCCTTAGTGATGAGAGCGGCACCCACAGACACACAGGACAAGGAACACCGAGGTCCTCAAGAGTTTCCGCAGCGGCTGCTGGAAGCCGGTCCAGGCAGCCAGGGCGGGCCCGGACTCGAAGCCGCTCGCCTCGTCAACATCGGGATGCAGACACCCGCAGCCAGCCCCACAGACGCCGCAGGAGCCGGTCCAGGCGGCGACGGCCAGCCCAGGGGCGAAGGCCGCTCCCGGGTACCACGTCGGGCCCGGAATACCCACCGCCGGCCCCACTGATGCTGTAG